A single Anopheles arabiensis isolate DONGOLA chromosome 2, AaraD3, whole genome shotgun sequence DNA region contains:
- the LOC120908829 gene encoding protein CREBRF homolog isoform X1, whose protein sequence is MMSSFGGLQSGGGLNFTTGIGSVDGSVSIVKQEPTVYTASSADGGTNAGNNSSCNTINNNNNNNNSHNQQHHFQQNTFMMDALSSNPMLTTASMPIPSRSANHQRVMQSDLDFGNEMDHQFRSSGQLLHDVGVMAAGNGGSFQTGSLPTQMDGMFHSGWDNLILTADGIDLGPMNAAGLQMMDTWNNLISPSSTVSSATQLDESGIQQVMVGDGTAIVLGGGGVGGLGAGQQLMEEFEVYPLEDFNDGLLCNDLNTIDGLFHDDITLLSQPLSQQSPNLSGDSAIILSPSLPQQILGRSSNLSSGGLTILASGENTVGSVGSNSVSSGFGPATAAGGMQLLTNDPMVAANYISNTNSNSSLLYDEQTRISSSPFELYTKQEPGSAVQSPLAFSPSSHGSSPSISEGGHLMVPQAGSSAAKNLLQQQLQSSFNNNNTMYNGASSTISAGKLIKSGGATSPGNNNSDTAKNQNLGGSSPGLDAGAHQQQPQQQMPLRASRRGFNFSRNSGNVGQVQHNPKYSTLQQLLMSNTSDRLGSGGNLVLGQSVPAGSGSAGLLSGAALSPGGSGGSYSGRRLLQAQLAAGTTSAAVSVGSNAGTSGTAMSRLSSSAPTHISGFEQIWQRREPRPHLLSTGSLAEAGSTSSLSTGSILSPEAPDFSHDEGYSDDSDHYEDYSSGEDSDSEDTGKVSSSAGSKAKRYFWQYNVQAKGPKGQRLVIKTQVEDPHVLNAVTDPVFSPNCSVRGIKNLRLQHSGKARKGDGNDLTPNPRKLHNIGKELDKLGRVINDMKPVSELPFNARPKTRKEKNKLASRACRLKKKAQHEANKIKLYGLETEHKRLMNGILHLKQILVTKCSNAGTASENPEEYKQQLDTLVQTSSKIKIAGNSTEFVNKMLENVRTGNNTSIDTVLEHF, encoded by the exons ATGATGAGTAGCTTCGGTGGCTTGCAGAGCGGAGGCGGCCTAAACTTCACCACCGGTATCGGTAGCGTTGACGGAAGCGTTTCGATCGTCAAGCAGGAACCCACGGTATACACGGCTTCGTCCGCGGACGGCGGAACGAACGCAGGCAACAACAGTAGCTGCAACacgatcaacaacaacaacaacaacaacaacagccacaatCAGCAACACCATTTCCAGCAGAACACCTTCATGATGGACGCACTGAGCAGCAATCCGATGCTGACGACGGCATCGATGCCGATACCGTCCCGGAGCGCCAACCATCAGCGCGTGATGCAGTCGGATCTGGACTTTGGCAACGAGATGGACCACCAGTTCCGCAGCTCTGGCCAGCTGCTGCACGATGTCGGCGTGATGGCGGCCGGCAACGGCGGCAGCTTCCAGACGGGCAGCCTGCCCACACAGATGGACGGTATGTTTCACAGCGGCTGGGACAACCTGATCCTGACGGCGGACGGGATCGACCTCGGGCCGATGAATGCGGCCGGCCTGCAGATGATGGACACGTGGAACAATTTAATTTCCCCGTCGTCGACGGTGTCGTCGGCGACGCAGCTGGACGAGTCGGGCATACAGCAGGTGATGGTCGGCGACGGTACCGCGATCGTGCTGGGCGGTGGTGGCGTCGGTGGCCTCGGCGCCGGACAGCAGCTGATGGAAGAGTTTGAGGTGTACCCGCTGGAAGATTTCAACGACGGGCTGCTGTGCAATGATTTGAACACGATCGACGGGCTGTTTCACGACGATATAACGCTGCTCAGCCAGCCGCTGAGCCAGCAGTCGCCGAACCTGAGCGGCGACAGTGCCATCATCCTGTCGCCCAGCCTGCCCCAGCAGATTCTGGGCCGTTCGTCGAACCTTTCGTCCGGCGGGCTGACCATCTTGGCGAGCGGCGAGAACACGGTCGGCAGCGTGGGCAGTAACAGTGTGTCGTCGGGTTTCGGACCGGCCACGGCCGCCGGTGGCATGCAGCTGCTCACGAACGACCCGATGGTGGCGGCCAACTACAtcagcaacaccaacagcaacagcagcctgCTTTACGATGAGCAGACGCGCATCTCCTCGTCGCCGTTCGAGCTGTACACGAAGCAGGAACCGGGCAGTGCGGTACAGTCCCCGCTCGCCTTCTCGCCCAGCAGCCACGGTTCCAGCCCGTCCATCTCCGAGGGTGGCCACCTGATGGTACCGCAGGCCGGCAGCTCAGCGGCGAAGaatttgctgcagcagcagctgcagagctcgttcaacaacaacaacacgatgTACAACGGTGCCTCGAGTACGATCAGCGCCGGCAAGCTGATCAAGAGCGGCGGTGCGACGTCCCCGGGCAATAATAACAGCGACACGGCGAAGAACCAGAACCTGGGCGGTAGCAGCCCGGGCCTCGATGCTGgtgcacaccagcagcagccgcagcagcagatgcCACTGCGCGCTTCGCGGCGTGGCTTCAACTTTAGCCGGAACAGCGGCAACGTGGGTCAGGTGCAGCATAACCCGAAGTATTCCaccctgcagcagctgctgatgAGCAACACGTCGGATCGGCTGGGCAGCGGCGGCAATCTGGTGCTGGGACAGTCGGTTCCCGCCGGTAGCGGTTCCGCTGGGTTGCTGTCCGGTGCCGCGCTCAGCcccggcggcagcggcggcagttACTCCGGCCGGCGTCTGTTGCAGGCCCAGCTGGCGGCGGGAACGACGAGTGCGGCCGTTTCGGTCGGCTCGAATGCCGGCACGTCCGGTACGGCAATGTCGCGCTTGTCCTCGTCCGCACCGACACACATTTCCGGCTTCGAGCAGATTTGGCAACGGCGTGAGCCGCGCCCACATCTCCTGTCGACCGGTAGTTTGGCCGAGGCCGGCTCAACCTCTTCGCTGAGCACCGGAAGCATCCTTAGCCCGGAGGCGCCCGATTTTTCACACGACGAAGGCTACTCAGACGATAGCGATCACTATGAGGATTACTCCAGCGGCGAAG ATTCGGATAGCGAGGATACGGGGAAGGTTTCGTCCAGTGCCGGCAGCAAGGCAAAGCGCTACTTCTGGCAGTACAATGTGCAGGCGAAGGGACCGAAGGGGCAGCGTTTGGTCATCAAAACGCAGGTGGAGGATCCGCACGTGCTGAACGCGGTTACCGATCCCGTATTCAGCCCGAACTGCTCCGTTCGAGGCATTAAG AATCTTCGTTTACAGCACAGCGGCAAGGCGCGGAAGGGTGACGGCAACGATCTGACGCCGAATCCTCGCAAGCTGCACAACATCGGCAAGGAGCTGGACAAGCTCGGCCGCGTCATCAACGACATGAAGCCCGTTAGCGAGCTGCCGTTCAATGCGCGCCCGAAGACGCGCAAGGAAAAGAACAAGCTGGCGTCGCGGGCCTGCCGGCTGAAGAAGAAGGCACAGCACGAAGCGAACAAGATCAAGCTGTACGGGCTGGAGACGGAACACA AGCGTCTCATGAACGGAATATTGCATCTGAAACAGATCCTGGTGACGAAGTGCAGCAATGCGGGAACGGCCAGTGAGAACCCAGAAGAGTACAAACAGCAACTAGACACGTTGGTGCAAACGTCATCCA aaataaaaattgcTGGCAATTCTACTGAGTTTGTGAACAAAATGCTCGAGAATGTGCGGACGGGTAACAACACCAGCATAGATACGGTGCTGGAGCACTTCTAG
- the LOC120908829 gene encoding protein CREBRF homolog isoform X2, whose amino-acid sequence MMSSFGGLQSGGGLNFTTGIGSVDGSVSIVKQEPTVYTASSADGGTNAGNNSSCNTINNNNNNNNSHNQQHHFQQNTFMMDALSSNPMLTTASMPIPSRSANHQRVMQSDLDFGNEMDHQFRSSGQLLHDVGVMAAGNGGSFQTGSLPTQMDGMFHSGWDNLILTADGIDLGPMNAAGLQMMDTWNNLISPSSTVSSATQLDESGIQQVMVGDGTAIVLGGGGVGGLGAGQQLMEEFEVYPLEDFNDGLLCNDLNTIDGLFHDDITLLSQPLSQQSPNLSGDSAIILSPSLPQQILGRSSNLSSGGLTILASGENTVGSVGSNSVSSGFGPATAAGGMQLLTNDPMVAANYISNTNSNSSLLYDEQTRISSSPFELYTKQEPGSAVQSPLAFSPSSHGSSPSISEGGHLMVPQAGSSAAKNLLQQQLQSSFNNNNTMYNGASSTISAGKLIKSGGATSPGNNNSDTAKNQNLGGSSPGLDAGAHQQQPQQQMPLRASRRGFNFSRNSGNVGQVQHNPKYSTLQQLLMSNTSDRLGSGGNLVLGQSVPAGSGSAGLLSGAALSPGGSGGSYSGRRLLQAQLAAGTTSAAVSVGSNAGTSGTAMSRLSSSAPTHISGFEQIWQRREPRPHLLSTGSLAEAGSTSSLSTGSILSPEAPDFSHDEGYSDDSDHYEDYSSGEDSDSEDTGKVSSSAGSKAKRYFWQYNVQAKGPKGQRLVIKTQVEDPHVLNAVTDPVFSPNCSVRGIKHSGKARKGDGNDLTPNPRKLHNIGKELDKLGRVINDMKPVSELPFNARPKTRKEKNKLASRACRLKKKAQHEANKIKLYGLETEHKRLMNGILHLKQILVTKCSNAGTASENPEEYKQQLDTLVQTSSKIKIAGNSTEFVNKMLENVRTGNNTSIDTVLEHF is encoded by the exons ATGATGAGTAGCTTCGGTGGCTTGCAGAGCGGAGGCGGCCTAAACTTCACCACCGGTATCGGTAGCGTTGACGGAAGCGTTTCGATCGTCAAGCAGGAACCCACGGTATACACGGCTTCGTCCGCGGACGGCGGAACGAACGCAGGCAACAACAGTAGCTGCAACacgatcaacaacaacaacaacaacaacaacagccacaatCAGCAACACCATTTCCAGCAGAACACCTTCATGATGGACGCACTGAGCAGCAATCCGATGCTGACGACGGCATCGATGCCGATACCGTCCCGGAGCGCCAACCATCAGCGCGTGATGCAGTCGGATCTGGACTTTGGCAACGAGATGGACCACCAGTTCCGCAGCTCTGGCCAGCTGCTGCACGATGTCGGCGTGATGGCGGCCGGCAACGGCGGCAGCTTCCAGACGGGCAGCCTGCCCACACAGATGGACGGTATGTTTCACAGCGGCTGGGACAACCTGATCCTGACGGCGGACGGGATCGACCTCGGGCCGATGAATGCGGCCGGCCTGCAGATGATGGACACGTGGAACAATTTAATTTCCCCGTCGTCGACGGTGTCGTCGGCGACGCAGCTGGACGAGTCGGGCATACAGCAGGTGATGGTCGGCGACGGTACCGCGATCGTGCTGGGCGGTGGTGGCGTCGGTGGCCTCGGCGCCGGACAGCAGCTGATGGAAGAGTTTGAGGTGTACCCGCTGGAAGATTTCAACGACGGGCTGCTGTGCAATGATTTGAACACGATCGACGGGCTGTTTCACGACGATATAACGCTGCTCAGCCAGCCGCTGAGCCAGCAGTCGCCGAACCTGAGCGGCGACAGTGCCATCATCCTGTCGCCCAGCCTGCCCCAGCAGATTCTGGGCCGTTCGTCGAACCTTTCGTCCGGCGGGCTGACCATCTTGGCGAGCGGCGAGAACACGGTCGGCAGCGTGGGCAGTAACAGTGTGTCGTCGGGTTTCGGACCGGCCACGGCCGCCGGTGGCATGCAGCTGCTCACGAACGACCCGATGGTGGCGGCCAACTACAtcagcaacaccaacagcaacagcagcctgCTTTACGATGAGCAGACGCGCATCTCCTCGTCGCCGTTCGAGCTGTACACGAAGCAGGAACCGGGCAGTGCGGTACAGTCCCCGCTCGCCTTCTCGCCCAGCAGCCACGGTTCCAGCCCGTCCATCTCCGAGGGTGGCCACCTGATGGTACCGCAGGCCGGCAGCTCAGCGGCGAAGaatttgctgcagcagcagctgcagagctcgttcaacaacaacaacacgatgTACAACGGTGCCTCGAGTACGATCAGCGCCGGCAAGCTGATCAAGAGCGGCGGTGCGACGTCCCCGGGCAATAATAACAGCGACACGGCGAAGAACCAGAACCTGGGCGGTAGCAGCCCGGGCCTCGATGCTGgtgcacaccagcagcagccgcagcagcagatgcCACTGCGCGCTTCGCGGCGTGGCTTCAACTTTAGCCGGAACAGCGGCAACGTGGGTCAGGTGCAGCATAACCCGAAGTATTCCaccctgcagcagctgctgatgAGCAACACGTCGGATCGGCTGGGCAGCGGCGGCAATCTGGTGCTGGGACAGTCGGTTCCCGCCGGTAGCGGTTCCGCTGGGTTGCTGTCCGGTGCCGCGCTCAGCcccggcggcagcggcggcagttACTCCGGCCGGCGTCTGTTGCAGGCCCAGCTGGCGGCGGGAACGACGAGTGCGGCCGTTTCGGTCGGCTCGAATGCCGGCACGTCCGGTACGGCAATGTCGCGCTTGTCCTCGTCCGCACCGACACACATTTCCGGCTTCGAGCAGATTTGGCAACGGCGTGAGCCGCGCCCACATCTCCTGTCGACCGGTAGTTTGGCCGAGGCCGGCTCAACCTCTTCGCTGAGCACCGGAAGCATCCTTAGCCCGGAGGCGCCCGATTTTTCACACGACGAAGGCTACTCAGACGATAGCGATCACTATGAGGATTACTCCAGCGGCGAAG ATTCGGATAGCGAGGATACGGGGAAGGTTTCGTCCAGTGCCGGCAGCAAGGCAAAGCGCTACTTCTGGCAGTACAATGTGCAGGCGAAGGGACCGAAGGGGCAGCGTTTGGTCATCAAAACGCAGGTGGAGGATCCGCACGTGCTGAACGCGGTTACCGATCCCGTATTCAGCCCGAACTGCTCCGTTCGAGGCATTAAG CACAGCGGCAAGGCGCGGAAGGGTGACGGCAACGATCTGACGCCGAATCCTCGCAAGCTGCACAACATCGGCAAGGAGCTGGACAAGCTCGGCCGCGTCATCAACGACATGAAGCCCGTTAGCGAGCTGCCGTTCAATGCGCGCCCGAAGACGCGCAAGGAAAAGAACAAGCTGGCGTCGCGGGCCTGCCGGCTGAAGAAGAAGGCACAGCACGAAGCGAACAAGATCAAGCTGTACGGGCTGGAGACGGAACACA AGCGTCTCATGAACGGAATATTGCATCTGAAACAGATCCTGGTGACGAAGTGCAGCAATGCGGGAACGGCCAGTGAGAACCCAGAAGAGTACAAACAGCAACTAGACACGTTGGTGCAAACGTCATCCA aaataaaaattgcTGGCAATTCTACTGAGTTTGTGAACAAAATGCTCGAGAATGTGCGGACGGGTAACAACACCAGCATAGATACGGTGCTGGAGCACTTCTAG